The Brachyhypopomus gauderio isolate BG-103 chromosome 2, BGAUD_0.2, whole genome shotgun sequence genome contains a region encoding:
- the scamp5b gene encoding secretory carrier-associated membrane protein 5, which yields MAENNFPPLPKLIPLKPCFYQNFEEIPDQHRTFCRRLYHLWILYSATLAANFIGCLAWMFGGGGVTNFGLSIIWLVLFTPCSYVCWFRPIYKAFRTDSSFNFMAFFFVFMAQVVITIIQAIGIPGWGVCGWLGTVSFFGTSLFASIIMLIPTIMFTAVASFSFVALTKVHNFYRGSGGSVSKAQEEWATGAWKNPLVHQAARQAALGVSQGGTQGQQHSSAPCSTQM from the exons ATGGCTG AAAATAATTTCCCCCCTTTGCCAAAGCTGATCCCCCTGAAGCCGTGCTTCTACCAGAACTTTGAGGAAATCCCGGACCAGCACCGCACCTTCTGTAGACGCCTCTACCACCTCTGGATAT TATACAGTGCTACTCTGGCGGCCAATTTCATTGGCTGCTTGGCATGgatgtttggtggagggggcgtGACTAACTTTGGCCTGTCCATCATCTGGCTGGTCCTCTTCACACCTTGCTCATACGTGTGCTGGTTCCGACCCATCTACAAAGCCTTCAG GACAGATAGCTCCTTCAACTTCATGGCTTTCTTCTTCGTCTTCATGGCCCAGGTTGTTATCACCATTATCCAAGCCATTGGAATACCGGGATGGGGAGTTTG TGGCTGGTTAGGGACCGTTTCCTTCTTTGGAACCAGCCTCTTTGCCTCCATCATTATGTTGATTCCCACCATCATGTTTACAGCAGTGGCATCTTTCTCCTTCGTTGCCCTCACTAAG GTTCACAACTTCTACCGGGGCAGTGGAGGCAGTGTGAGCAAGGCTCAGGAGGAGTGGGCCACAGGGGCCTGGAAGAACCCGCTGGTACACCAGGCAGCGCGGCAGGCTGCTCTCGGGGTCTCCCAGGGAGGCACGCAGGGGCAGCAGCACTCCAGCGCCCCCTGCAGCACCCAGATGTGA